A window of the Burkholderia sp. 9120 genome harbors these coding sequences:
- a CDS encoding DUF2964 family protein: MVSGEPRIVCAVVAVFTALAGIGAAIRGLLDDSPGFIHYGAAALVIGVIGFVALLIPTPHDSA; encoded by the coding sequence ATGGTCAGTGGCGAACCCAGAATCGTTTGCGCGGTGGTGGCGGTGTTCACGGCATTGGCGGGGATCGGCGCGGCGATCCGCGGCCTGCTGGACGACAGCCCCGGCTTCATTCACTACGGCGCGGCGGCGCTGGTGATCGGCGTGATCGGTTTCGTTGCGCTGCTGATTCCGACGCCTCACGACAGTGCTTGA